The following are from one region of the Treponema denticola genome:
- a CDS encoding S41 family peptidase: MKKQFLFILIFIFIIFFACSDYTNGDEVRFISYKKMLSDYEYFWDFIYKGYPFSEVCERNGADLKKMKIKNYESLSGLASENAYLAFYDRLCRQITIGKSIGHLYAVDKYDYKYVFKTSMIGGPFITRILLIDGFYSKLIGGRSSTEIEKNIFYCDFFNDEFPCYSCDIYTGFLKRIIEPGKIAYVKLDSFLIVSREIELQYLRDLKDFFIETADYKHIIIDIQNNGGGYTDNYEAIISPNIKENLTIVSYGLYNENKYTNPYLEMFFKDYRDIKKIEKHEVPNIENCGTVKNDKAYKLEDVIEPSYILDYKPCEDKKFWLLVSGDVYSAADRFTYVCKKTGFATVIGTNTKGAGNNGLWPMYIVLPNSGLLIKFDFIYGLTDDGYCTDEVGTAPDIYNLPGKDALETCLEEIRKLGEKTNF, from the coding sequence ATGAAAAAACAATTTTTATTTATTTTAATATTTATTTTTATAATTTTTTTTGCATGTTCGGATTATACAAATGGCGATGAAGTCAGATTTATTTCTTATAAAAAAATGCTATCCGATTATGAATATTTTTGGGATTTTATTTATAAAGGCTATCCCTTTAGTGAAGTATGTGAGCGTAATGGTGCCGATTTAAAGAAAATGAAAATAAAAAATTATGAGTCCTTATCGGGTCTGGCCTCTGAAAATGCTTATCTTGCCTTTTATGATAGACTGTGCAGACAAATAACGATAGGAAAATCAATCGGCCATTTATATGCTGTGGATAAATATGATTACAAATATGTATTTAAGACATCAATGATAGGAGGTCCGTTTATTACTAGGATTTTACTTATAGACGGCTTTTATTCTAAACTGATAGGTGGAAGATCAAGTACTGAAATTGAGAAAAATATATTCTATTGCGATTTTTTTAATGATGAGTTTCCTTGTTATTCCTGTGATATTTATACGGGGTTTTTAAAACGGATAATAGAACCTGGTAAAATAGCTTATGTAAAATTGGATTCATTTTTGATAGTAAGTCGGGAGATAGAACTTCAATACCTTAGAGATTTAAAAGATTTTTTTATTGAAACTGCCGATTACAAGCATATTATTATAGATATACAAAATAACGGAGGCGGGTACACCGATAACTATGAAGCAATAATATCTCCCAATATAAAGGAAAATCTGACAATAGTTTCTTATGGTCTTTATAACGAAAATAAATATACGAACCCTTATTTGGAAATGTTTTTTAAAGATTATAGAGATATAAAAAAGATAGAAAAACATGAAGTTCCGAATATAGAAAATTGCGGCACTGTAAAAAATGATAAGGCTTATAAATTGGAAGATGTGATTGAACCTTCTTATATTTTAGATTATAAGCCTTGTGAAGATAAAAAGTTTTGGCTTTTAGTAAGTGGTGATGTATATTCAGCAGCAGATCGTTTTACTTATGTGTGTAAAAAAACGGGTTTTGCTACAGTTATTGGTACTAATACAAAAGGAGCCGGAAATAACGGTTTATGGCCTATGTACATCGTTCTTCCCAACAGCGGTTTATTGATAAAGTTTGATTTTATATATGGTCTAACCGACGATGGCTATTGCACAGACGAAGTGGGAACTGCTCCCGATATTTATAATCTCCCCGGTAAGGATGCCTTAGAGACCTGTTTGGAAGAAATAAGAAAGTTAGGGGAAAAGACAAACTTTTGA
- a CDS encoding S41 family peptidase, translated as MKITFNKKFIIKFLLYSCLAAFFISAIILSKKKEEPKRFISFEKMKTDYEYFWDFIYTGYPFTEVCERQGVDLKYLKETSFSNLEKVYTEKDYYEFYNLLCRAITSDKYFGHLYPNNVSYSTYFDGNFSSKLFDDYRSLVHNFYSNFAKQSGLNIRHSVYPAKDSPTEIYVSQKIIEDKKIAYIKVNSFLITGIDQRKKYLDTIDKFFLETSGYKHIIIDIRDNGGGAYEDALLLIEPHLKENTYYKRYVLYNENKYTKPYLDFMCSRHQSIESIEKSNIPNIQNCGTIKNDKAYAIIEYAALRPIMGYKPRKDKKFWLLINNGCYSASDKLASACKRIGFAVLVGENTGGAGMNGLYPMHFVLPNSGLIFFFDYVYGLNTEGYCQDEVGTAPDIYNLPGKDALETCLETIKNLERKN; from the coding sequence ATGAAAATAACTTTTAATAAAAAATTCATTATTAAGTTTTTACTATATTCTTGTTTAGCAGCTTTTTTTATTTCGGCTATAATATTATCGAAGAAAAAAGAAGAACCGAAACGGTTTATTTCTTTTGAAAAAATGAAGACTGATTATGAATATTTTTGGGATTTTATTTATACAGGTTATCCTTTTACTGAAGTGTGTGAAAGACAGGGTGTCGATTTAAAATACTTAAAAGAAACTTCCTTTTCTAATTTAGAAAAGGTTTATACCGAAAAAGATTATTACGAGTTTTATAACCTGCTTTGCAGAGCTATTACATCAGATAAATATTTTGGACATTTATACCCTAATAATGTATCTTATTCTACATATTTTGACGGCAATTTTTCATCAAAACTTTTTGATGATTACCGTTCTTTGGTACATAATTTTTATTCTAATTTTGCAAAACAATCCGGACTAAATATTAGACATTCTGTGTATCCTGCAAAAGATTCTCCGACTGAAATTTATGTTTCACAAAAAATAATTGAAGATAAAAAAATAGCTTATATAAAGGTAAATTCATTTTTAATTACAGGTATAGATCAAAGAAAAAAATATCTTGATACAATAGATAAATTTTTTCTCGAAACATCCGGTTATAAACATATAATAATAGATATAAGGGATAATGGCGGTGGAGCTTATGAAGATGCTCTACTTCTTATAGAACCCCATTTAAAAGAAAATACTTATTATAAGCGCTATGTGTTATATAATGAAAACAAATACACAAAGCCTTACTTGGATTTTATGTGTTCACGCCATCAGAGTATTGAGTCTATAGAAAAATCAAATATACCTAATATTCAAAATTGCGGAACTATTAAAAATGATAAAGCTTACGCTATAATCGAATATGCTGCTTTAAGACCGATTATGGGATATAAACCTCGTAAAGATAAAAAGTTCTGGCTTCTTATAAATAACGGATGTTATTCTGCAAGCGATAAATTAGCAAGTGCTTGTAAAAGAATAGGTTTTGCTGTGTTGGTAGGAGAGAATACAGGTGGGGCAGGAATGAATGGGCTTTACCCCATGCACTTCGTTTTACCCAATAGCGGATTAATATTCTTTTTTGATTATGTTTACGGACTAAACACTGAAGGTTATTGCCAAGATGAAGTAGGTACCGCTCCCGATATTTATAATCTCCCCGGTAAAGATGCCTTAGAAACCTGCTTGGAAACTATAAAAAATTTAGAGCGGAAAAACTAG
- a CDS encoding DegT/DnrJ/EryC1/StrS family aminotransferase: protein MQDVQAKKTIPFFTPSFSEEEEKALMRVLRSGWLTTGKETLEFEKEFAAFTGSKTALAVNSASSGLMLAMDACGIKSGTKILTSPYTFISTATSALHLGGDVVYADIEKDSYSIDPEKIETILKKDKSVKAIVPIHIAGNVCNMKAINDLAKKYSVAVIEDAAHAFPSKTKEGYAGTFGTCGVFSFYATKTITTGEGGMICTNDEKIAERVKLMRSHGINRTIWDRYTDTNASWKYDVTAEGWKCNLPDILSAIGRVQLKKAQTFFEQRKKIAQKYNAAFAGNDSFILPPNGEGNAWHLYILRLNLEALKIGRDEFGQALQERGLGISMHFIPHFEMSYIKERYGLNSSDFPESNKKYLQSLSLPFYPSMSEDDSDYVIETVIKLAKLNRR from the coding sequence ATGCAAGATGTTCAGGCTAAAAAAACAATTCCTTTTTTTACTCCTTCCTTTTCTGAAGAAGAAGAAAAAGCCTTGATGAGGGTGCTCCGCTCAGGGTGGCTTACTACGGGGAAGGAAACCCTTGAGTTTGAAAAAGAATTTGCTGCCTTTACGGGAAGTAAGACTGCCCTTGCCGTCAACTCGGCTTCAAGCGGGCTCATGCTTGCAATGGATGCCTGCGGTATAAAGAGCGGAACCAAAATCTTGACAAGTCCCTATACCTTTATTTCGACTGCAACCTCTGCCCTGCACTTAGGCGGCGATGTAGTTTATGCCGATATCGAAAAAGATTCTTACAGTATAGACCCCGAAAAAATCGAAACTATATTAAAAAAAGATAAGAGTGTAAAGGCCATTGTTCCGATTCATATTGCGGGAAATGTTTGTAATATGAAGGCGATAAATGACCTTGCAAAAAAATATTCCGTTGCCGTGATAGAAGATGCGGCTCATGCTTTTCCTTCAAAGACTAAAGAAGGTTATGCCGGAACTTTCGGAACCTGCGGCGTTTTTTCTTTTTATGCAACAAAGACGATTACGACAGGTGAGGGCGGAATGATTTGCACCAATGATGAAAAAATTGCAGAGCGTGTAAAACTTATGCGTTCTCATGGTATAAACCGCACAATCTGGGACAGGTACACCGACACAAATGCTTCATGGAAGTACGATGTTACGGCTGAGGGCTGGAAATGTAACCTGCCCGATATTCTTTCTGCAATAGGAAGAGTACAGCTTAAAAAGGCTCAAACTTTTTTTGAGCAGCGTAAAAAAATTGCCCAAAAATATAATGCAGCATTTGCAGGGAACGATTCTTTTATTCTTCCTCCTAATGGAGAAGGAAATGCTTGGCATCTTTATATTTTGCGGCTTAACCTTGAAGCTTTAAAAATAGGAAGAGACGAGTTTGGTCAAGCCTTACAAGAAAGAGGTTTGGGTATTTCGATGCACTTTATACCTCATTTTGAAATGTCTTATATAAAAGAAAGATACGGTTTAAATAGTTCCGATTTTCCGGAATCGAATAAAAAATATTTGCAAAGTTTGAGTTTGCCCTTTTATCCTTCAATGAGTGAAGACGATTCCGATTATGTTATCGAAACGGTAATTAAACTTGCAAAATTGAATAGGCGTTAA